A region from the Pseudobacteriovorax antillogorgiicola genome encodes:
- a CDS encoding VOC family protein gives MIDHFEFKTSDFDNAKYCYQELLKCLGISVSWSDDNAIAFLDPEKSHNFFLIQRSHVKSKGSPFHICFSAKSKLDVDSFHARAMEIGMLDFGSPGFRSSYGEGYYAAFVKDGEGNNIEALFRAT, from the coding sequence GTGATCGATCACTTCGAATTCAAAACTTCAGATTTCGACAATGCCAAGTACTGTTACCAGGAACTGCTCAAGTGTTTAGGAATCAGTGTTTCTTGGTCTGATGACAATGCCATTGCGTTCTTAGATCCCGAGAAAAGCCATAATTTTTTTCTCATCCAACGTAGTCATGTAAAATCCAAAGGTTCGCCGTTTCACATTTGCTTCTCTGCTAAAAGCAAACTTGATGTTGATTCCTTCCATGCGAGAGCCATGGAAATCGGCATGCTTGATTTTGGTAGTCCTGGCTTTCGATCCAGTTACGGGGAAGGCTACTATGCTGCCTTTGTAAAGGATGGTGAAGGAAACAACATAGAAGCCTTATTTCGTGCTACCTAG
- a CDS encoding MarR family winged helix-turn-helix transcriptional regulator produces MEQNDLSLDNQVCFAIYRASNGLVKAYKPFLTALDLTYPQYLVMLCLWDRDSITIKDLAKRTGMDPAQLSPLLRRLESKNYLSRIRDSGDERSVRISLLPAGLELKGKAGKVPTGLRACIKLNDDELNLLKSLANRLRVSLESCSGK; encoded by the coding sequence ATGGAACAGAACGATCTGAGTCTAGACAATCAGGTATGTTTTGCCATCTACCGGGCAAGCAACGGTCTTGTGAAGGCTTACAAGCCATTTCTTACAGCCTTGGATTTGACTTACCCCCAGTATCTGGTCATGCTCTGCCTGTGGGATAGAGACTCGATTACGATCAAGGACCTTGCAAAGAGAACTGGTATGGATCCAGCGCAGCTATCGCCATTGCTTAGGCGCTTGGAAAGCAAGAACTATCTCTCTCGTATTCGAGATTCCGGAGATGAGCGCTCAGTGAGGATTTCGCTGTTGCCAGCAGGCTTAGAATTAAAGGGCAAGGCGGGCAAAGTCCCTACAGGCCTCCGTGCTTGTATCAAGCTTAATGATGATGAGTTGAACTTGTTGAAGAGTCTCGCCAACCGGCTTCGTGTTTCTTTGGAGTCTTGTAGCGGAAAATAG
- a CDS encoding sodium-dependent transporter: protein MRSHWSGRLAFILAASGSAIGLGNIWKFPYITGQNGGGAFVLAYLITILLVGFPIFIAEIYIGQKAQKNAVSAFDVVHGKPSPFKAIGAMGVLSAFLILSFYSVVGGWILSFEWQALTGGFSNKAPEQIEGMLGALISDPVQVLAWHTGFMVLTAAIVIGGISKGIERWSKILMPGFFALLIALLVFSMSLDGFGDAFAFLFQPDFAKLTGESLLEAVGHSFFTLSLGMGAMITYGSYLAKGENLVKTAAAVTFLDTLIALIAGLVMFSVTFTYGLEPGSGPGLMFSTMPTLFSQMSFGSILLIAFFALVGFAALTSAISLLEVVVSYFVEEKNMSQKQATLLFAGIIWAVGVLCALSFNVLQGTFDFFDTFDKTTTNILMPLGGLLTAVFFGWCIPSSEVERIVGGKTIFATGLTFVSRFVAPIGVGVVMVVGLINWLF, encoded by the coding sequence TTGAGGTCTCACTGGAGCGGACGATTAGCTTTTATACTTGCAGCGTCGGGGTCAGCCATCGGCCTAGGCAACATCTGGAAGTTCCCTTATATTACTGGTCAGAACGGTGGTGGCGCCTTCGTCCTTGCCTATCTCATCACCATATTGCTTGTTGGGTTTCCCATCTTTATCGCGGAGATCTACATAGGCCAAAAAGCCCAGAAGAATGCAGTCTCAGCGTTCGATGTGGTTCATGGTAAGCCAAGCCCATTTAAAGCCATAGGTGCCATGGGCGTTCTGAGTGCTTTCCTTATACTTTCGTTTTATAGCGTCGTGGGAGGCTGGATATTATCCTTCGAATGGCAAGCCTTAACCGGTGGCTTTAGCAACAAGGCCCCCGAGCAAATCGAAGGTATGTTAGGAGCTCTGATATCCGACCCTGTTCAGGTGCTCGCTTGGCATACGGGTTTTATGGTGCTCACTGCTGCTATCGTCATCGGTGGGATTTCCAAAGGGATCGAGCGCTGGTCGAAGATATTGATGCCCGGATTCTTCGCTCTGTTGATAGCCCTCTTAGTATTCTCCATGAGCCTCGATGGGTTTGGCGACGCGTTTGCGTTCTTATTCCAGCCAGACTTTGCTAAGCTAACTGGTGAATCCCTGCTGGAGGCTGTCGGCCACAGTTTCTTCACCTTGAGTCTAGGGATGGGAGCAATGATCACCTACGGTAGCTACCTTGCCAAAGGCGAGAATCTTGTTAAAACAGCGGCTGCCGTGACCTTTCTCGACACACTTATCGCTCTCATCGCGGGACTGGTCATGTTCTCTGTCACATTTACCTACGGCTTGGAGCCTGGCTCCGGACCGGGCCTGATGTTTTCCACCATGCCAACCCTATTTAGCCAGATGTCTTTCGGCTCTATTCTACTGATCGCTTTTTTTGCTCTGGTTGGCTTTGCTGCTCTAACGTCGGCAATCTCGTTGCTAGAAGTTGTGGTTTCCTATTTTGTAGAAGAAAAGAATATGAGCCAAAAGCAGGCAACCCTGCTCTTTGCGGGTATCATTTGGGCCGTGGGAGTTCTCTGCGCCCTATCATTCAATGTGCTGCAAGGCACCTTCGATTTTTTCGACACCTTCGACAAAACTACCACCAACATACTCATGCCACTCGGTGGCCTTCTCACGGCCGTATTTTTCGGATGGTGCATTCCATCATCTGAGGTGGAGCGGATTGTCGGTGGAAAGACTATCTTCGCGACCGGCCTTACCTTCGTCAGCCGTTTTGTAGCTCCCATTGGGGTTGGTGTTGTGATGGTGGTGGGCTTGATTAACTGGTTATTTTAG